A stretch of the Streptomyces sp. NBC_00654 genome encodes the following:
- the recO gene encoding DNA repair protein RecO produces MSLFRDDGVVLRTQKLGEADRIITILTRGHGRVRAVARGVRRTKSKFGARLEPFSHVDVQFFARGSELIGRGLPLCTQSETIAPYGGGIVADYARYTAGTAMLETAERFTDHEGEPAVQQYLLLVGGLRTLARGEHAPHLILDAFLLRSLAVNGYAPSFEDCAKCGMPGPNRFFSVAAGGVICGDCRVPGSVVPSAEALVLLSALLTGDWETADACEARHVREGSGLVSAYLHWHLERGLRSLRYVEK; encoded by the coding sequence ATGAGCTTGTTCCGGGACGACGGCGTCGTGCTGCGCACACAGAAACTGGGCGAGGCCGACCGGATCATCACGATCCTGACCCGCGGCCACGGCCGGGTCCGCGCCGTCGCCCGCGGGGTGCGCCGCACCAAGTCCAAGTTCGGCGCCCGCCTGGAACCCTTCTCCCATGTGGACGTCCAGTTCTTCGCCCGCGGCAGCGAACTGATCGGCCGCGGCCTGCCGCTGTGCACCCAGAGCGAGACGATCGCTCCGTACGGTGGCGGCATCGTCGCCGACTACGCCCGCTACACCGCGGGCACCGCCATGCTGGAGACCGCCGAGCGGTTCACCGACCACGAGGGCGAGCCCGCGGTCCAGCAGTACCTGCTGCTCGTCGGCGGGCTGCGCACCCTGGCGCGGGGCGAACACGCACCCCACCTCATCCTCGACGCGTTCCTGCTGCGCTCCCTCGCGGTCAACGGCTACGCCCCCAGCTTCGAGGACTGTGCGAAGTGCGGAATGCCCGGACCGAACCGGTTCTTCTCCGTCGCGGCGGGCGGCGTCATATGCGGCGACTGCCGGGTGCCCGGGAGCGTCGTACCCTCGGCGGAGGCCCTCGTACTGCTGAGTGCGCTGCTCACCGGTGACTGGGAGACGGCGGACGCGTGCGAGGCGCGGCATGTCAGGGAGGGGAGCGGGCTGGTGTCCGCCTATCTGCACTGGCATCTGGAGCGCGGACTGCGCTCGCTGCGGTACGTAGAGAAGTGA
- a CDS encoding TerB family tellurite resistance protein, whose translation MRSAKGQRALRPFIYGIRTAWEAVGDGEFFCPGCGGDRNYRRLTGRRRFTVLGVPLLRRGSAGPVVECTVCREHFATDSLDHPTTTRFSAMLREAVHTVTLGVLAAGGTTSRTVLDTAVATVREAGLDDCTQEQLFTIVEVLAADTGHGPGADPAAEACGATLAIELHEVLGPLAPHLATAGRESVLLQGARIALADGPYSPAEREVLTTVGSALQLCADDTARLLAAAARTPS comes from the coding sequence GTGCGGTCAGCCAAAGGACAACGCGCTCTGAGGCCGTTCATCTACGGCATCCGCACCGCCTGGGAGGCCGTCGGCGACGGCGAGTTCTTCTGCCCCGGCTGCGGAGGCGACCGCAACTACCGTCGTCTGACCGGGCGTCGGCGCTTCACCGTGCTCGGTGTGCCGCTGCTGCGGCGCGGCAGCGCGGGCCCCGTCGTCGAATGCACCGTCTGCCGGGAGCACTTCGCCACAGACAGCCTCGACCACCCCACCACCACCCGGTTCTCCGCGATGCTCCGCGAGGCCGTGCACACGGTCACGCTGGGCGTCCTCGCGGCCGGCGGCACCACCTCCCGTACGGTCCTGGACACCGCGGTCGCCACGGTGCGTGAGGCCGGACTGGACGACTGCACCCAGGAACAGCTCTTCACCATCGTCGAGGTGCTCGCCGCCGACACCGGGCACGGCCCCGGCGCCGACCCCGCGGCCGAGGCCTGCGGTGCCACCCTCGCCATCGAGCTGCACGAGGTCCTGGGCCCCCTCGCGCCGCACCTGGCCACCGCCGGGCGGGAATCGGTGCTGCTCCAGGGCGCCAGGATCGCGCTGGCCGACGGCCCGTACAGCCCGGCGGAGCGTGAGGTGCTGACCACGGTCGGCAGCGCGCTCCAGCTCTGCGCCGACGACACCGCCCGCCTCCTCGCGGCCGCCGCCCGCACGCCTTCGTAG
- the leuA gene encoding 2-isopropylmalate synthase produces the protein MTATNISGDADSGNSVGRPTPVTNATQLQKPSGMPVHKYAGYDAVDIPDRTWPDSRITVAPRWLSTDLRDGNQALIDPMSPARKREMFDLLVSMGYKEIEVGFPSSGETDFAFVRSIIEEGAIPEDVTISVLTQAREELIERTVESLVGARRATVHLYNATAPTFRRVVFRGSKEQVKQIAVDGTRLVMEYAEKILGPETIFGYQYSPEIFTDTELDFALEVCEAVCDVWQPEEGREIILNLPATVERSTPSTHADRFEWMSRNLSRREFVCLSVHPHNDRGTAVAAAELAIMAGADRIEGCLFGQGERTGNVDLVTLGMNLFSQGVDPQIDFSQIDEIRRTSEYCNQMEVHPRHPYAGDLVYTAFSGSHQDAIKKGFDAMEADAAAQGRSVDDIQWAVPYLPIDPKDVGRSYEAVIRVNSQSGKGGIAYVLKNDHKLDLPRRMQIEFSRIIQAKTDAEGGEVTPAQIWSTFQDEYLPNPRNAWGRVQIRSGQTVTDTDGKDTLTVEATVDGADTVLTGTGNGPISAFFEALQAIGIDARLLDYTEHTMSEGASAQAASYIECAIDGKVLWGIGIDANTTRTSLKAVVSAVNRAAR, from the coding sequence ATGACCGCCACGAACATCTCCGGTGACGCCGATTCCGGTAATTCCGTCGGCCGCCCCACGCCCGTCACCAACGCGACGCAGCTGCAGAAGCCGTCCGGGATGCCGGTCCACAAGTACGCCGGTTACGACGCCGTGGACATCCCCGACCGCACCTGGCCCGACAGCCGGATCACCGTGGCGCCCCGCTGGCTGTCCACCGATCTGCGCGACGGCAACCAGGCGCTGATCGACCCGATGTCCCCGGCCCGCAAGCGCGAGATGTTCGACCTGCTCGTGAGCATGGGCTACAAGGAGATCGAGGTCGGCTTCCCGTCCTCCGGCGAGACCGACTTCGCGTTCGTCCGCTCCATCATCGAAGAGGGCGCGATCCCCGAGGACGTGACGATCTCCGTTCTGACCCAGGCCCGCGAGGAGCTCATCGAGCGCACGGTGGAGTCGCTGGTCGGCGCGCGCCGGGCCACCGTCCATCTGTACAACGCCACCGCCCCCACCTTCCGGCGCGTGGTCTTCCGCGGCTCCAAGGAGCAGGTCAAGCAGATCGCCGTGGACGGCACCCGGCTGGTCATGGAGTACGCCGAGAAGATCCTGGGCCCGGAGACGATCTTCGGCTACCAGTACAGCCCGGAGATCTTCACCGACACCGAGCTGGACTTCGCCCTGGAGGTCTGCGAGGCCGTCTGTGACGTCTGGCAGCCCGAGGAGGGCCGCGAGATCATCCTGAACCTGCCCGCCACCGTGGAGCGTTCGACGCCGTCCACGCACGCGGACCGGTTCGAATGGATGTCGCGCAACCTGTCCCGCCGCGAGTTCGTCTGTCTGTCGGTCCACCCGCACAACGACCGCGGCACCGCCGTCGCCGCCGCCGAGCTGGCCATCATGGCCGGCGCGGACCGGATCGAGGGCTGCCTGTTCGGACAGGGCGAGCGCACCGGCAACGTCGACCTGGTCACGCTGGGCATGAACCTGTTCTCGCAGGGCGTCGACCCGCAGATCGACTTCTCGCAGATCGACGAGATCCGCCGCACCAGCGAGTACTGCAACCAGATGGAGGTCCACCCGCGCCACCCCTACGCGGGCGACCTGGTCTACACCGCCTTCTCCGGCTCCCACCAGGACGCCATCAAGAAGGGCTTCGACGCCATGGAGGCCGACGCGGCCGCCCAGGGCAGGAGCGTGGACGACATCCAGTGGGCGGTGCCGTACCTGCCGATCGACCCGAAGGACGTCGGCCGCTCCTACGAGGCCGTCATCCGGGTCAACTCGCAGTCCGGCAAGGGCGGAATCGCCTACGTCCTGAAGAACGACCACAAGCTGGACCTGCCGCGCCGGATGCAGATCGAGTTCTCCCGGATCATTCAGGCCAAGACCGACGCCGAGGGCGGCGAGGTCACCCCGGCCCAGATCTGGTCCACGTTCCAGGACGAGTACCTGCCGAACCCGCGGAACGCCTGGGGCCGCGTACAGATCCGCTCCGGTCAGACCGTGACCGACACCGACGGCAAGGACACGCTGACCGTCGAGGCCACCGTCGACGGCGCGGACACCGTGCTCACCGGAACCGGCAACGGCCCGATCTCCGCGTTCTTCGAAGCGCTGCAGGCCATCGGTATCGACGCCCGGCTCCTGGACTACACCGAGCACACGATGAGCGAGGGTGCCAGCGCCCAGGCGGCCTCGTACATCGAGTGCGCGATCGACGGCAAGGTGCTGTGGGGCATCGGCATCGACGCCAACACCACGCGCACCTCGCTCAAGGCGGTCGTCTCCGCGGTCAACCGCGCGGCCCGCTGA
- a CDS encoding M4 family metallopeptidase — MQPRTDDGFRPVFCTIVPPHLLDKLSQSDDPLLADPARRTLEADGSRRTRRRMAALAAAPVSPPTAGAVPTKPDRTVYDCRHGTNLPGRRVRAEGGEPTRDASVNRAYAGLGATFELLLTAYGRSSIDGKGLPLIGSVHYDEKYNNAFFDGEQMVFGDGDGEIFLDFTVAIDVIAHELAHGLTQYTANLTYEGQAGALNESVSDVFGSLVKQYSLGQTAEQGDWLIGAGLLAPRVSGVALRSMKAPGTAYDDDVLGKDPQPASMDDYIETDEDNGGVHLNSGIPNRAFYLLATALGGNAWERAGQIWFDVLTGGELSAGADFAEFARLTVAATTERFGEGDEHEAVLKAWSEVGVPTA; from the coding sequence ATGCAGCCCCGAACCGACGACGGGTTCCGCCCCGTCTTCTGCACCATCGTGCCGCCCCACCTCCTCGACAAGCTGTCGCAGTCCGATGACCCGCTTCTCGCCGATCCGGCCCGCCGCACCCTGGAGGCCGACGGATCCCGGCGCACCCGGCGCCGGATGGCCGCGCTGGCCGCCGCCCCCGTCTCCCCGCCCACCGCGGGAGCCGTGCCCACCAAGCCCGACCGCACCGTGTACGACTGCCGCCACGGCACGAACCTGCCGGGCCGCCGGGTCCGCGCCGAGGGCGGGGAGCCCACTCGGGACGCCAGCGTCAACCGCGCGTACGCCGGTCTGGGTGCCACGTTCGAGCTGCTGCTCACCGCGTACGGGCGCAGCTCGATCGACGGCAAGGGACTGCCGCTGATCGGCTCCGTGCACTACGACGAGAAGTACAACAACGCGTTCTTCGACGGCGAGCAGATGGTCTTCGGGGACGGCGACGGCGAGATCTTCCTGGACTTCACCGTCGCCATCGACGTGATCGCCCATGAGCTGGCGCACGGTCTGACGCAGTACACGGCCAATCTGACGTACGAGGGCCAGGCCGGCGCGCTCAACGAGTCGGTCTCCGACGTGTTCGGCTCGCTGGTCAAGCAGTACTCCCTGGGCCAGACCGCCGAGCAGGGCGACTGGCTGATCGGCGCCGGGCTGCTCGCGCCCCGGGTCAGCGGGGTGGCACTGCGCTCGATGAAGGCCCCGGGCACGGCGTACGACGACGATGTGCTCGGCAAGGACCCGCAGCCCGCCTCGATGGACGACTACATCGAGACGGACGAGGACAACGGCGGGGTGCACCTCAACTCCGGTATCCCCAACCGTGCCTTCTACCTGCTGGCCACCGCGCTCGGCGGCAACGCCTGGGAGCGGGCCGGCCAGATCTGGTTCGACGTGCTGACCGGCGGTGAGCTGTCGGCCGGCGCGGACTTCGCGGAATTCGCCCGGCTGACCGTGGCGGCGACGACCGAACGCTTCGGGGAGGGCGACGAGCACGAGGCGGTTCTCAAGGCCTGGTCGGAAGTCGGCGTGCCGACCGCTTGA
- a CDS encoding protealysin inhibitor emfourin, translated as MRIQVSRTGGFAGIARHREVETTGRPDAAEWEALAEAALAGGRDSPPAGVPDGFRYRITIGDRTVYCADPDLTGAQRTLISRILKEGA; from the coding sequence ATGCGCATCCAGGTGAGCCGGACCGGTGGATTCGCCGGCATCGCACGGCACCGTGAGGTCGAGACCACGGGGCGGCCGGACGCGGCCGAGTGGGAGGCCCTGGCCGAGGCGGCACTCGCGGGCGGCCGGGACAGCCCGCCGGCCGGAGTGCCGGACGGATTCCGGTACCGCATCACGATCGGTGACCGGACCGTGTACTGCGCTGACCCCGATCTGACCGGGGCGCAGCGCACGCTGATCTCACGCATCCTCAAGGAGGGTGCGTGA
- the era gene encoding GTPase Era, with product MVAMSARPNPEAAAQHAENNAPHRAGFACFVGRPNAGKSTLTNALVGQKVAITSNRPQTTRHTVRGIVHRDDAQLILVDTPGLHKPRTLLGERLNDVVRTTWAEVDVIGFCLPADQKLGPGDKFIVKELAGIKKTPKIAIITKTDLVDSKALAEQLLAVSRLGEELGFEWAEIVPVSAVKDQQVSLLADLIAPLLPESPPLYPEGDLTDEPEMVMVAELIREAALEGVRDELPHSIAVVVEEMLPREDRPADKPLLDIHANVYIERPSQKGIIIGPKGKRLKEVGTKSRKHIEALLGTPVFLDLHVKVAKDWQRDPKQLRKLGF from the coding sequence ATGGTCGCCATGAGCGCTCGACCGAACCCAGAAGCTGCTGCGCAGCACGCGGAGAACAACGCCCCCCACCGGGCCGGCTTCGCCTGCTTCGTGGGCCGCCCCAACGCGGGCAAGTCCACCCTCACGAACGCTCTCGTCGGTCAGAAGGTGGCGATCACCTCCAACCGTCCCCAGACCACGCGGCACACGGTGCGCGGCATCGTGCACCGCGACGACGCGCAGCTGATCCTGGTCGACACCCCCGGCCTCCACAAGCCGCGCACCCTGCTCGGCGAGCGGCTGAACGACGTCGTGCGGACCACCTGGGCGGAGGTCGACGTCATCGGGTTCTGCCTGCCCGCCGACCAGAAGCTCGGCCCCGGCGACAAGTTCATCGTCAAGGAACTCGCGGGCATCAAGAAGACCCCGAAGATCGCGATCATCACCAAGACCGACCTGGTCGACTCCAAGGCGCTCGCCGAGCAGCTGCTCGCCGTCTCCCGCCTCGGTGAGGAGCTCGGCTTCGAGTGGGCGGAGATCGTCCCGGTCTCGGCGGTAAAGGACCAGCAGGTCAGCCTGCTCGCCGACCTGATCGCCCCGCTCCTGCCGGAGAGCCCCCCGCTCTACCCGGAGGGCGACCTCACCGACGAGCCCGAGATGGTCATGGTCGCGGAACTGATCCGGGAGGCCGCGCTGGAGGGCGTACGCGACGAGCTGCCGCACTCCATCGCGGTCGTCGTCGAGGAGATGCTGCCGCGCGAGGACCGTCCGGCGGACAAGCCGCTGCTGGACATCCACGCGAACGTCTATATCGAGCGCCCCAGCCAGAAGGGCATCATCATCGGCCCGAAGGGCAAGCGGCTGAAGGAAGTCGGCACCAAGTCGCGCAAGCACATCGAGGCGCTGCTCGGTACGCCGGTCTTCCTGGACCTGCATGTGAAGGTCGCCAAGGACTGGCAGCGCGACCCCAAGCAGCTGCGCAAGCTGGGGTTCTGA
- a CDS encoding DUF916 domain-containing protein, protein MRKLSVRTLPARGLTVLLLAVAVAVALPPAAVPGAHAADNGSWSVYPAASRSAVRPYFYLSADPGATLTDRVTVANKTDRPLTFRLYAADAYNTARDGGFAVRAQNEKQRSIGAWTKTDRDRVTVKARGSVTLPVTITVPEDAEPGDHPGALVALDERVDPAGDGSVAVGIRQAVGARIHLRVNGPTMPALSVDDVRIEHSRPLVPGTGKSRAVISYTLRNRGNVTLDPRVALRAEGLFGRTLLARDLKRIPSELLPRQQVRLTETWAGAPQLEWGEVRLTATARDTRESATASYIALPWLVVAALGVIAAAGTGLWTRARRSRARTS, encoded by the coding sequence GTGCGCAAGCTCTCCGTACGCACGCTTCCCGCCCGCGGGCTCACCGTGCTGCTCCTGGCGGTCGCTGTCGCGGTCGCCCTGCCGCCGGCCGCCGTGCCCGGCGCCCACGCCGCCGACAACGGCAGCTGGTCCGTCTACCCGGCCGCCTCCCGTTCCGCCGTGCGGCCGTACTTCTACCTCTCCGCCGACCCCGGCGCCACGCTCACCGACCGGGTCACGGTCGCCAACAAGACCGACCGGCCGCTGACCTTCCGGCTGTACGCGGCCGACGCGTACAACACCGCCCGCGACGGCGGCTTCGCGGTCCGCGCGCAGAACGAGAAGCAGCGCTCCATCGGCGCCTGGACGAAGACCGACCGTGACCGGGTCACCGTGAAGGCGCGCGGCTCGGTCACCCTCCCGGTCACCATCACCGTCCCCGAGGACGCCGAACCCGGCGACCACCCGGGCGCCCTCGTCGCCCTCGACGAACGCGTCGACCCCGCCGGGGACGGCTCCGTCGCCGTCGGCATCCGCCAGGCCGTCGGCGCCCGGATCCATCTGCGGGTCAACGGGCCCACCATGCCCGCGCTCTCCGTCGACGACGTCCGCATCGAGCACAGCCGGCCACTGGTCCCCGGCACCGGGAAGAGCCGCGCCGTCATCTCGTACACCCTGCGCAACCGCGGCAACGTCACCCTCGACCCCCGGGTCGCCCTCAGGGCCGAGGGCCTCTTCGGCCGCACCCTGCTCGCCCGCGACCTGAAGCGGATCCCCTCGGAACTGCTGCCCCGCCAGCAGGTGCGGCTGACGGAGACCTGGGCCGGTGCGCCCCAGCTGGAATGGGGTGAGGTCCGCCTCACCGCCACCGCCCGGGACACGCGGGAGTCCGCGACCGCCTCGTACATCGCGCTTCCCTGGCTGGTCGTGGCGGCTCTGGGCGTGATCGCCGCGGCCGGTACGGGGCTGTGGACACGGGCCCGCCGGAGCCGTGCGCGTACCTCCTGA
- a CDS encoding beta-xylosidase has protein sequence MFVRAIRRRSPAPRRRWAAALGVTALVVAGTGALGSPALAAATASAAVDFPTHCIPPPIAGIPAIDGTTTARITVDNAAPEVGDTVTVTYTVAEPAASNPVDLALPADIMTPSGKVTVAGAQSAEVSVAGPKKNDPVPGKGAFPSFSMTGTFLVTAPGEITLSPGDYNIHTSYIMELDTPCTVTDPPAPVALTITATDGGGGTPGGSQRLTASVRAGTLSMVQDGDAVEMSAVDFGRGGASRGSLRTVTVEDYRGGPAGWSLTGRVTDFRGPGGASIGAGALSWTPVCATKPGSPSTCAAGSAGTVGGAGATLASTPDGASTGGEFTVDARLALNVPAYTATGAYSGVLTLTLT, from the coding sequence GTGTTCGTACGAGCAATCAGGCGAAGATCCCCCGCCCCACGGCGCCGCTGGGCCGCCGCGCTGGGCGTCACCGCACTCGTCGTCGCCGGGACGGGGGCGCTCGGCAGCCCGGCGCTGGCCGCCGCGACGGCCTCCGCGGCGGTGGACTTCCCCACCCACTGCATTCCGCCGCCCATCGCCGGAATCCCGGCCATCGACGGCACGACCACCGCGCGGATCACCGTCGACAACGCGGCGCCGGAGGTGGGCGACACCGTCACGGTGACGTACACCGTGGCCGAGCCCGCCGCGAGCAACCCCGTCGATCTCGCGCTGCCCGCCGACATCATGACGCCGAGCGGGAAGGTCACCGTCGCCGGTGCGCAGTCCGCCGAGGTCAGCGTCGCCGGCCCGAAGAAGAACGACCCCGTTCCCGGCAAGGGAGCGTTTCCGTCGTTCTCGATGACGGGCACGTTCCTGGTCACCGCTCCCGGTGAGATCACGTTGTCGCCCGGCGACTACAACATCCACACCAGCTACATCATGGAGCTGGACACCCCCTGCACGGTGACCGATCCGCCCGCCCCCGTCGCACTGACGATCACCGCCACGGACGGCGGCGGCGGGACTCCCGGCGGCAGCCAGCGGCTCACCGCGTCCGTGCGGGCGGGCACGCTCTCCATGGTCCAGGACGGGGACGCCGTCGAGATGTCGGCGGTCGACTTCGGCCGGGGCGGCGCCTCCCGCGGCTCCCTGCGGACGGTGACGGTCGAGGACTACCGCGGCGGCCCCGCGGGCTGGTCCCTCACCGGCAGGGTCACCGACTTCCGGGGCCCCGGCGGCGCGAGCATCGGCGCCGGCGCGCTGAGCTGGACCCCGGTCTGCGCGACGAAACCGGGCAGCCCGAGCACCTGCGCGGCCGGTTCCGCGGGCACGGTCGGCGGCGCGGGCGCCACGCTGGCGTCCACCCCGGACGGGGCCTCCACCGGAGGCGAGTTCACCGTCGACGCGCGGCTCGCGCTGAACGTACCGGCGTACACCGCCACCGGCGCGTACTCCGGAGTGCTGACGCTCACCCTCACCTGA
- a CDS encoding cytidine deaminase, whose amino-acid sequence MTETTDLGPEDRKIVALARSARARNGVPEGAAVRDETGRTYVAGTVALESLKLSALQTAVAMAVASGATSLEAAAVVSAAETPSDADRAAVRDLGGPDTPVLLAGPDGTVRVRVTAG is encoded by the coding sequence ATGACTGAGACCACCGACCTCGGCCCCGAGGACCGCAAGATCGTCGCGCTGGCACGCAGCGCCCGCGCCCGCAACGGTGTGCCGGAGGGCGCGGCCGTACGGGACGAGACGGGGCGTACGTATGTCGCGGGCACGGTGGCGCTGGAGTCGCTGAAGCTGAGCGCCCTGCAGACCGCCGTCGCGATGGCCGTGGCCAGCGGCGCCACCTCCCTGGAGGCCGCGGCGGTCGTCTCCGCCGCCGAGACCCCGTCGGACGCGGACCGGGCGGCCGTACGGGACCTGGGCGGGCCGGACACCCCGGTGCTGCTCGCCGGACCCGACGGCACCGTACGGGTCAGGGTGACGGCGGGCTGA
- a CDS encoding MmcQ/YjbR family DNA-binding protein: MTPERLRAFCLEFNASAEEFPFGPETSVFKVLGKMFALSTLDARPLTVNLKCDPDEAVRLREEHAAIVPGWHMNKRHWNTVTVSGVPDRMLRELIEDSYDLVVAGLPRAERLRLDRP; this comes from the coding sequence ATGACACCGGAGCGGCTGAGGGCGTTCTGCCTGGAGTTCAACGCGAGCGCGGAGGAGTTCCCGTTCGGCCCGGAGACCTCGGTCTTCAAGGTGCTCGGCAAGATGTTCGCACTGAGCACGCTGGACGCCCGGCCGCTGACGGTCAACCTGAAGTGCGACCCGGACGAGGCGGTACGGCTGCGCGAGGAGCACGCCGCGATCGTGCCCGGCTGGCACATGAACAAGCGCCACTGGAACACGGTGACGGTCTCCGGTGTGCCGGACCGGATGCTGCGCGAGCTGATCGAGGACTCGTACGACCTGGTCGTGGCGGGCCTGCCGAGAGCGGAACGGCTGCGGCTGGACCGGCCGTAG
- a CDS encoding hemolysin family protein, with product MSVPLITGAVLLVVVGWLAACAEAGIARTSSFRAAEAVRAGRRGSAKLAQVAADPTRYLNVALLVRVACEMSAGVLVTYACLKEFPETWEALAVAMGVMVLVSYVAIGVSPRTIGRQHPLNTATAAAYVLLPLARVMGPIPQLLILLGNALTPGKGFRKGPFASEAELRAMVDLAEAESLIEDDERRMVHSVFELGDTLVREVMVPRTDLVCIERYKTIRQALTLALRSGFSRIPVTGENEDDIVGIVYLKDLVRKTHINRESEADQVSTAMRPAAFVPDTKNAGDLLREMQQERSHVAVVIDEYGGTAGIVTIEDILEEIVGEITDEYDRELPPVQELENGCYRVTARLDIGDLGELFGIDEYDDEDVETVGGLLAKALGRVPIAGASAPVDLPDGRKLRLTAESPAGRRNKIVTVLVEPEGMRAE from the coding sequence GTGAGCGTCCCACTCATCACCGGCGCCGTACTGCTGGTCGTCGTCGGCTGGCTGGCGGCCTGCGCGGAGGCGGGCATCGCCCGCACATCCAGCTTCCGGGCGGCGGAGGCGGTCCGGGCGGGGCGGCGCGGCAGCGCCAAGCTGGCCCAGGTCGCGGCCGACCCGACCCGCTATCTCAATGTCGCCCTGCTGGTACGGGTGGCCTGCGAGATGTCCGCCGGGGTGCTCGTCACCTACGCCTGTCTGAAGGAATTCCCGGAGACCTGGGAGGCCCTGGCCGTCGCCATGGGGGTGATGGTCCTGGTCAGCTATGTCGCCATCGGGGTCTCCCCGCGCACCATCGGCCGTCAGCACCCGCTGAACACGGCGACGGCGGCGGCGTACGTCCTGCTGCCGCTGGCCAGGGTGATGGGCCCGATTCCCCAGCTGCTGATCCTCCTCGGCAACGCGCTGACGCCGGGCAAGGGTTTCCGCAAGGGCCCGTTCGCCAGTGAGGCCGAACTGCGGGCGATGGTCGACCTCGCGGAGGCGGAGTCGCTGATCGAGGACGACGAGCGCCGCATGGTGCACTCGGTCTTCGAGCTGGGCGACACACTCGTACGCGAGGTCATGGTGCCGCGCACCGACCTGGTCTGCATCGAGCGCTACAAGACGATCCGTCAGGCCCTGACGCTCGCCCTGCGCTCCGGTTTCTCGCGCATCCCGGTCACCGGGGAGAACGAGGACGACATCGTCGGCATCGTCTACCTCAAGGACCTGGTCCGCAAGACACACATCAACCGGGAGTCGGAGGCCGACCAGGTCTCCACGGCGATGCGGCCCGCGGCGTTCGTGCCGGACACGAAGAACGCCGGGGACCTGCTGCGGGAGATGCAGCAGGAGCGCAGCCATGTCGCGGTCGTCATCGACGAGTACGGCGGCACGGCGGGCATCGTCACGATCGAGGACATCCTGGAGGAGATCGTCGGTGAGATCACCGACGAGTACGACCGCGAACTCCCGCCGGTCCAGGAGCTGGAGAACGGCTGCTACCGGGTCACCGCGCGCCTGGACATCGGCGACCTCGGCGAGCTGTTCGGGATCGACGAGTACGACGACGAGGACGTGGAGACGGTCGGCGGCCTCCTCGCCAAGGCGCTCGGCCGGGTCCCGATCGCCGGAGCCTCGGCGCCGGTCGACCTGCCCGACGGCCGGAAGCTCCGGCTGACCGCGGAGTCCCCGGCGGGCCGCCGGAACAAGATCGTCACGGTGCTGGTGGAGCCCGAAGGGATGCGAGCGGAATGA
- the ybeY gene encoding rRNA maturation RNase YbeY has protein sequence MSIDVNNESGTEVDEQAILDIARYALARMRIHPLSELSVIVVDTDAMEQLHIQWMDLPGPTDVMSFPMDELRPPAKDDAEPPQGLLGDIVLCPEVAKRQGEEAETQHSMDEELQLLTVHGVLHLLGYDHEEPDEKAEMFGLQAAIVDGWRGERGLTGASPAPTVS, from the coding sequence ATGTCGATCGATGTCAACAACGAGTCCGGAACCGAGGTCGACGAGCAGGCGATCCTCGACATCGCCCGCTACGCACTCGCCCGGATGCGGATCCACCCGCTGTCCGAGCTCTCGGTGATCGTGGTGGACACCGATGCCATGGAGCAGCTCCACATCCAGTGGATGGACCTCCCCGGTCCGACGGATGTCATGTCCTTCCCGATGGACGAACTGCGTCCGCCGGCCAAGGACGACGCGGAGCCCCCGCAGGGGCTCCTCGGTGACATCGTGCTCTGCCCGGAGGTCGCGAAGAGGCAGGGCGAAGAGGCGGAGACACAGCACTCCATGGACGAGGAGCTCCAGCTCCTCACCGTCCATGGAGTGCTGCATCTGCTGGGCTACGACCACGAGGAGCCGGACGAGAAGGCCGAGATGTTCGGCCTTCAGGCGGCCATCGTCGACGGCTGGCGCGGCGAGCGCGGGCTCACCGGCGCGTCGCCCGCCCCCACCGTCTCGTGA